A segment of the Lycium ferocissimum isolate CSIRO_LF1 chromosome 5, AGI_CSIRO_Lferr_CH_V1, whole genome shotgun sequence genome:
GATGTGTGGTCTAATAGGCTGGGATAAAAACCATGGAAGATAAGGGTTCAAATCATAGTTGAGGGAACAAAGAAAGGAGATTAATTTATTCTCATCTGCCTCAACCACGGTAGGCATAGTTACCGGTACTTGTGCTTGGTCGGAGGAAACAACTACATAGAGAGCTTACCCATGTTAAGATTGGAAACACAACCAGTGGCATTGCATCCACCATTGACTCCCTGTGGGACTGCAACTATTGGCAGATTATAACCATCAACAATGCTGACATCATAGAAATCTTTGGTGTCTCCGTTACCCAGAGTTATCTCGAAGAGGGAGGCAGGTGGTGTGGCGCCAAGGCCATTACATTCAAGTTTACCGCCACAGTCACCTGTTTGACAAGAgccaacaccagaggcatcaaaAGTGCAGCCAGTTCTTGCCCAAATGCGACCTGACCATCCAGCGGGACTTGGAATTCTGAGGCTTTGACCAGCATCCAATTGAAAGCCAGTTGTCGAAAGATGAGGTGATGAGGAACCAGACAATGTTCCAGGCCATATCGTGTAAGGGCAGTTGTTAGTAATGGTGAAAGTGTAGGCAAAAGAATGAGAAACCAACGCGCAGAAAAGCAATGAAAGTGCAAGTTCTTTCCAGGATGTTATGCTGAGCATATTATTAGGGTCCTTTAGTTTATGGCTAATGAGTGTGACCTATCCTTCTGAGAGATAGAGGTAGGGGTAGGGGAAATGTAGGATACAAAAATGAATCACCCTACCATAGTATATACCATATTTGTAGGTGGAAAGGAATTTGACATATTTGATACAAAATCCAAACAGTTAAGTTGCTTTATTAACTCATCAGCCACAACACCCCACCTCTGGATTTAGCATTTCTTTGTATCTTGGATGGCCCCAATAAGAGGCAATTCCTTTCTTTAGCAACTTCGAGGATGCATGTCGATGGACTATGGAAACCGTATAGAATCATCAGATTGTCGTTGTCCCCACGACCGAGGGTTTTAATTTATCTTGGAAGAATCATTTTTGTCTGTAGTGCGTAAAAAAGTtagaatatataaataaaaaaaattatctagattcccttaaataaataaaaagagaacTATTACTGACATCAATAAAGACCCATTTTGTTCCGCAATCGTGATAATACCTCATCcattctaatttatgtgacgtAATTTGAATCGACATAtattgtaagaaaaaaaaacttttgaaatttgtggtatTAATATCGTAACATTTATGTGATTATAAGGACAAAGttaattgtttttaaatttagaaGTGTTCTCATTATTTTTGGaacagattaaaaagaaaaatatctcacataaattgaaattgagTGGCAATAGATAACTAGTCTTCATTACTAAGCGAGGAACAAACTACAAAGCGTCAAACTTAAGCTTTTTTACCACAATAGAAGTGGAATTCAACCCAGGATCCAATTGAAAAAGTCATAAGGGCAATTTATTGAGATCGCACTGACATTCCTCTGCAATACTACCACCTCTGCTCTATTTCGTAGAAACTCTGTTTTTAATTCGCAATAGCCGGTATGGGTTTTAGTGATATGACAcattttacattaaaaaaactAGGAGATAGATAATTATGctccttttttttcaattcaaattgCAACATATTATTTTGTACCCTTTTCCTTTTGTTATTTAACCATAGTAAATTagcatgatatgatatatgcacatataaGGTTTTCACATTCAATAcgtttatttaattattttcctttacGAACGGTTAGCTcccttttatatttattaaaaacAGACTGAATTCACGAGGAAGCAAACCAGGTTACATGTCACGGAATCGAGCACGTGTTAGGTTGTGTCGGAATGACTTCTTCCCCTTATTTCtattttgaattgaattgaatagggAATGAAATGGGCTCTCTTTTTGTTTCCACCGTAATTAAGTGGATGTCGTCATATCCTACCAACTCCAATAGCCAATTAAAATGGAGGTAGTTTTGGACTGGCAGCAAAGTCAATTTCACGATCCATTGAAAGATATATATACTCTGTATTCACcataaaatagaaataaaaataacatattgcTAATTTACTGAAAGAGAGCACGTTTGTCCTCAGAGAAAATAGTTTACTTTGGTCTTTTGTGGCTGTGATAAATGGGAACAAACGACCAAAAACAACAAACTTAACAAATATCTTGGCATGCTTGACCTTGTCAATCCGTCGAAGAAAACAAACagtttaacaatgtcattctgtTCATAAAAATCAATATTGGGTACATAACTACCTAACAAATATAGTGGATGAACTGCCTCTATTCTTCAGCCAAGTCCTTTATTTCTATCACTATGAAAAAACAGCAAATATTACAATAGCCAATTAGAACAAAACACTGCAACAGTTGGCCAAGGAGACACACATATAAACATGACAGCAGCCCAAGATCAGCAGCCGATCAAGGAAACTAGCTGATATCCATaaagaagtttttttttataaatggcAAACTTGCAGTGAGCCAGTCTTACAAAGGATAATTACAGACTCTGCAAATCGCCTATGAGATCAGTCATTGCATCTACATAATGTACAATGCTGAGTTTGCACCAAAAAGCTAATAAAGAAATGCATCTATGTTTAAGGCCAAGTACGTCTCTACTTTCCCAGCAAAAGCAGCAGCTCACAGGTGGATTTGGCGTTGTCCaagttatgccaagtaaattgcCAAAATCTTCACACAAAGCTGAAAGCCCCTTTTTTTGTAGGTTAGAATGTGTTACGGCCTGCCTCCTTACCCACTAACTAAGCGAACAGGAGGAAGCCTTCATGGGAGctctgttgcaacagatcttCCATTGCCAAATACACAATTGACAAAGCTGCCTTCTCCGAGTGGTCAATGTAGAGGACATTCCACTGGGAAATTATACTTGACTCTTGAGTATGATGACATTGACTCCTACATTCGCCAAAGCCGATCCCACAGACATTGCTAAAACGAAGCTGTGAAATGCCAAAGTGAGAAAACTGACTTCTTATGGTCATCGCCATTCACCTTGTAAATTTGGCATCCTGAAAAGTAGCAAGAGGCCAGCATATAAACAAAATAGTGCATTGATTGGAAGCGCCAATTTAGAATTCAAAGCACAAAGAGACGAGAAACATACAGCAGGTGTAGCAGGTGTAGCTTTTCTGATGAAGTAGAAATGAGCAGCAGCAAGGCACAAATGACAAAGTGCCAGAAACAAGTCCACAGCAGGTCAAGCATTTTCAACCAAAAAGGATCCTTTCTTTTGCAATAAAGAGGGGCAAATTGAACAACGGGCTAGTAACTTTAATGTGGTCAGCAGACACCCCTTGATTTGGCTGCTAAAGATTCCTCTTCAGGTAACACTACCAGAAAAGCAGATACAGATCGGCAGAAATAAACACCAGACTGCTGGCTCGAAGCGATC
Coding sequences within it:
- the LOC132056301 gene encoding pathogenesis-related thaumatin-like protein 3.5, giving the protein MLSITSWKELALSLLFCALVSHSFAYTFTITNNCPYTIWPGTLSGSSSPHLSTTGFQLDAGQSLRIPSPAGWSGRIWARTGCTFDASGVGSCQTGDCGGKLECNGLGATPPASLFEITLGNGDTKDFYDVSIVDGYNLPIVAVPQGVNGGCNATGCVSNLNMGCPKELQVVGGEGQGNVVACRSACEAFGLDQYCCAGEFANPTTCRPSFYSSIFKRACPRAYSYAYDDGTSTFTCKASDYTIVFCPMNGVKRPDGGETTPPIDESKMEKFPGVASSSNVLLPFPMLIGLMFQLISL